A portion of the Sphingorhabdus pulchriflava genome contains these proteins:
- a CDS encoding EthD domain-containing protein, translating to MIKLTFCLKRLPHLSREEFQSYWRDTHAPLVREHADVLKIARYVQSHSFPESASAPLAQARGSAGKDFDGVAELWWTDMESFASAGMTAEGQEAGRILLEDEARFIDLANSPIFLVDEFEVIGR from the coding sequence ATGATCAAACTGACATTTTGCCTGAAACGCCTTCCGCACCTCAGCCGTGAGGAATTCCAATCCTATTGGCGCGACACCCATGCACCGTTGGTTCGCGAGCATGCCGATGTGCTGAAGATCGCACGCTACGTCCAGAGCCACAGCTTTCCGGAAAGCGCTTCGGCCCCGCTAGCGCAAGCGCGCGGATCAGCCGGAAAGGATTTTGATGGCGTGGCCGAACTTTGGTGGACCGACATGGAGAGCTTTGCATCGGCCGGCATGACGGCGGAGGGCCAAGAAGCAGGCCGCATCCTGTTAGAGGATGAAGCCCGCTTCATTGACCTTGCAAACTCGCCGATTTTCCTTGTCGACGAGTTTGAGGTTATCGGCCGATAG
- a CDS encoding phosphotransferase family protein codes for MHSAIEAAFFRDLVPNLEINVPRPYATAFAPDWSSGVVIYEDLNQRPVEFRKQTGSLSPTEMLDQLDMLAVLHATYWREPALRDIDWLTPGGVIHSNGVLKRFSDFWDYVSPMPRFRQVPNSLMDQERLLKANLALMAADMADPICVVHGDPHIGNMFFDPDGKPGLLDWATVMHGHWAWDVSYAMIINQSVEQRRLLEVQQLQHYLGRLSALGVDAPAMDRAWHDYARHSVYQFNFVLCPPELQPEELCTQSAERACAAIGDLDGLRRVELPTA; via the coding sequence GTGCACAGTGCGATTGAGGCCGCTTTCTTTCGCGATCTGGTGCCCAACCTCGAAATCAATGTGCCACGCCCTTACGCAACAGCTTTCGCGCCCGATTGGTCGAGCGGCGTGGTGATCTATGAGGATCTGAACCAGCGACCGGTTGAATTCCGCAAACAGACCGGATCACTCTCGCCGACAGAAATGCTCGACCAGCTCGACATGCTGGCAGTGCTGCATGCCACTTACTGGCGCGAGCCTGCGTTGCGGGACATTGATTGGCTGACACCTGGCGGCGTCATCCATTCAAATGGAGTGCTCAAACGCTTCAGCGATTTTTGGGACTATGTGTCGCCGATGCCCCGTTTCCGGCAAGTTCCCAATTCGCTGATGGACCAAGAGCGGCTTTTGAAAGCCAATCTTGCCTTGATGGCCGCCGACATGGCCGATCCGATCTGCGTGGTGCATGGCGATCCGCATATCGGCAACATGTTCTTTGACCCCGATGGCAAGCCCGGCCTTCTGGACTGGGCGACGGTGATGCACGGGCATTGGGCGTGGGATGTCAGCTATGCGATGATCATCAACCAGTCTGTCGAACAACGCCGACTGCTCGAAGTGCAGCAACTGCAGCATTATCTGGGTCGTCTTTCGGCTCTGGGTGTCGACGCGCCAGCCATGGACAGGGCATGGCACGATTACGCCCGGCATAGCGTCTACCAATTCAACTTCGTCCTGTGCCCGCCGGAACTCCAACCGGAAGAATTATGCACCCAAAGCGCCGAAAGGGCCTGCGCGGCGATTGGCGATCTTGATGGCTTGCGCCGCGTCGAATTGCCAACCGCATGA
- a CDS encoding MFS transporter, giving the protein MTSTTRAWYTVALLCAMAVMSYLDRYIIALLADPIIAEFAITTTDVGLLIGLGFGLVYAIAGVPLAHWLDQGQRVRIVAFGVALWSLCTASSGIAPDYPTLLASRVGVAIGEAVLVPATISLIGDLFEPHRRTLPIAVFMGTASLMGSGAFIIGGLAYQFANVLAPDLEMEAWRLTMIMVGIPGLILAPLLLLSVAEPARTVAHQAETEDSSIRAVANHLSAHLRYYLPFFMALGISAIGTFSLISWSSAMLSRSYNMPLAAAGSLYGTAGLLAGILAAIFWPAASAWAQRKHKAYLNMLFMAAGLGAAQLSMALIPWAGSQAVALGSIAVAIFGIAASGTLAVIILQSAAPPLMRARITSLYVLTGNLIGLTVGPPLSAWISENLYSGQDAMRSTFGLLGMVLLPTVFILLLIATSGYRKCLEETV; this is encoded by the coding sequence ATGACCAGCACAACCCGCGCCTGGTACACCGTTGCGCTGCTTTGCGCGATGGCAGTCATGTCCTATCTCGACCGCTACATAATTGCGCTTCTGGCCGACCCGATCATCGCCGAATTTGCCATAACGACAACCGATGTCGGCCTTTTGATCGGGCTAGGTTTTGGTCTGGTCTATGCGATTGCAGGGGTTCCACTGGCGCATTGGCTGGATCAGGGGCAGCGCGTCAGGATCGTTGCGTTTGGCGTAGCGTTATGGAGCCTGTGCACCGCAAGCTCAGGGATTGCTCCCGATTACCCGACCTTGCTTGCAAGCCGAGTAGGTGTAGCAATCGGGGAAGCAGTTCTGGTTCCAGCAACTATTTCACTCATCGGCGACCTGTTCGAACCGCATAGGCGAACATTACCCATCGCTGTTTTCATGGGCACGGCGTCATTAATGGGTTCCGGTGCGTTCATCATCGGCGGTCTGGCCTATCAATTTGCGAATGTATTGGCGCCCGATCTGGAAATGGAAGCCTGGCGGCTTACCATGATAATGGTCGGCATTCCGGGGCTCATCCTTGCACCGTTGCTCCTGCTTAGCGTTGCCGAGCCGGCCCGAACGGTCGCGCATCAAGCTGAAACTGAGGACTCTTCGATCAGGGCAGTTGCAAACCACCTTTCCGCGCACCTGCGATATTATTTGCCCTTCTTCATGGCACTCGGAATTTCCGCCATCGGCACCTTCAGTCTGATCAGCTGGAGCAGCGCTATGCTGTCGCGCAGCTACAACATGCCGCTGGCAGCTGCGGGCAGTCTGTATGGCACCGCCGGACTATTGGCTGGCATTTTGGCAGCCATTTTCTGGCCGGCAGCCAGCGCCTGGGCCCAACGCAAACACAAGGCCTATCTGAATATGCTCTTCATGGCGGCCGGTTTGGGCGCAGCGCAACTGAGCATGGCCTTGATACCGTGGGCGGGCAGTCAGGCGGTTGCGCTCGGATCAATTGCTGTCGCCATTTTCGGTATCGCCGCGTCGGGCACATTGGCAGTCATCATCCTGCAATCGGCAGCACCGCCGTTGATGCGGGCTCGTATCACATCGCTATATGTGCTGACGGGCAATCTAATCGGGTTGACTGTCGGACCGCCGCTTTCGGCCTGGATATCGGAAAATCTTTACAGTGGTCAGGATGCGATGCGATCGACCTTTGGCCTGCTAGGCATGGTCCTGCTGCCGACGGTGTTCATCCTGCTGCTCATCGCCACATCGGGCTATCGCAAATGCTTGGAGGAAACTGTATGA
- a CDS encoding CaiB/BaiF CoA-transferase family protein produces the protein MANPRRPLAGIVIVDAVAGPLAPATRYLAELGADVVRIETPKTGRSAREQLKDAAANNGKTLQVIDYAQPRDREKLGRLIESADALIMDAHHALSGQPGFIAADLSRRYPQKLVVACSDFGQGNSCSKWQATDAVLHALTGELSRSGIAGQAPLLPPGELAVQCSAVQLAYVVLTGLVQRAQTGTGDLIDYSMLDGAMQALDPGYGISGSATMGKPAHLLSTDRPPRGFLYPIIRCADGHVRICLLAARQWRGMFEWMGRPEEFASPEFEKMNARFKSPTLIPAISAFFADKTGDELEAGAKTYGVPLSALLDGSEAVAAKHFKDRQTFAPAKLRDGTEISLPNGVLELDGQRMAAGIQVAAEPVSMSPPPVPGLPLSGLKVLDLGVIVVGGEQGRLLADLGADVVKIESRAFPDGTRQSDGALGISTSFAAGHRNKRSLGLNLRSDEGKAIFERLVAKADVILTNFKPGTMESLGLGYDHLQGIKPDIILVESSAFGPTGPWAKRMGYGPLVRAATGLTTQWRYRDDPESYSDSVTIYPDHVGGRISILGVLALLLDRKRSGTGGRICSSQAEIVLAHQGWQIAAAQSGLVDPLEPQDVPWGVFPTAGEDEWCAITVRDEADWSKLCQLLPKLDTGMARSDRLAHRKAIEAELIVWLQKRTATQAMETLQQAGIPAGRMNRIADLPEFAAYRERGTFRMETHPHLPDAFFSEAVIAKSERLAPPPTRPAPLAGEHSAEVMEEWLGIGSTEIDTLAQNGVIEPLSVDIETAIRELKGRSHE, from the coding sequence ATGGCAAATCCCAGACGGCCTTTGGCAGGCATAGTCATTGTCGATGCCGTCGCAGGCCCGCTGGCTCCTGCCACCCGCTATCTTGCCGAACTTGGCGCCGACGTCGTGCGCATCGAGACGCCGAAAACGGGCAGGTCGGCCCGCGAGCAATTGAAGGATGCGGCGGCGAACAATGGAAAAACGCTGCAAGTAATCGATTATGCCCAGCCTCGTGATCGCGAAAAACTTGGCCGCCTGATTGAGTCTGCCGATGCGTTGATCATGGACGCTCACCACGCATTATCGGGCCAGCCAGGCTTCATCGCAGCGGACCTTTCCCGCCGATACCCACAAAAACTGGTGGTGGCGTGCAGCGACTTTGGACAAGGGAACAGTTGTTCGAAATGGCAAGCTACCGACGCCGTCCTCCACGCGCTGACGGGGGAGCTATCGCGGTCCGGTATAGCAGGTCAGGCGCCCCTTTTGCCGCCGGGCGAGCTGGCGGTGCAGTGCTCTGCGGTGCAACTGGCCTATGTAGTTTTGACCGGCTTGGTCCAGCGTGCGCAAACCGGCACCGGCGATCTGATTGATTACTCCATGCTCGACGGGGCAATGCAGGCGCTCGATCCGGGCTATGGCATCAGTGGCAGTGCAACAATGGGGAAGCCCGCACATCTGTTGTCGACCGACCGTCCGCCGCGCGGTTTTCTCTACCCCATCATCCGCTGCGCTGACGGCCATGTGCGAATATGCCTTCTCGCGGCACGCCAGTGGCGCGGAATGTTCGAATGGATGGGTAGGCCCGAAGAATTTGCCTCACCTGAATTCGAGAAGATGAATGCCCGTTTCAAGTCGCCGACTTTGATCCCGGCCATCTCGGCCTTCTTTGCGGACAAGACCGGTGACGAGCTGGAGGCAGGAGCCAAGACTTATGGCGTTCCGCTATCCGCGCTGCTCGACGGCAGCGAGGCGGTTGCGGCCAAGCATTTCAAGGACCGTCAGACCTTTGCACCTGCAAAGCTGCGAGACGGAACCGAAATCAGCCTGCCCAATGGCGTGCTGGAGCTTGATGGTCAGCGCATGGCTGCGGGTATTCAGGTCGCTGCCGAACCTGTTTCCATGTCACCACCGCCTGTCCCCGGACTGCCTTTGTCCGGTCTGAAAGTGCTTGATCTGGGCGTCATTGTGGTCGGAGGCGAACAGGGGCGCCTGCTGGCCGATCTTGGTGCCGATGTCGTCAAGATCGAATCCCGTGCTTTTCCGGATGGTACAAGGCAATCCGACGGCGCATTGGGCATTTCGACCAGCTTCGCCGCCGGCCACCGCAACAAGCGCAGCCTTGGGCTCAACCTGCGCAGCGATGAAGGCAAGGCCATCTTCGAAAGACTGGTCGCAAAAGCCGATGTCATCCTTACCAATTTCAAGCCGGGGACGATGGAATCGCTTGGATTGGGTTACGACCATTTACAGGGCATCAAACCCGACATCATCCTCGTCGAAAGCTCCGCCTTTGGGCCGACCGGGCCCTGGGCCAAACGCATGGGCTATGGCCCCCTCGTCCGCGCTGCCACTGGGCTGACAACACAATGGCGCTATCGGGACGATCCGGAATCGTATAGCGATTCGGTGACCATCTATCCCGATCATGTCGGCGGGCGCATCTCGATATTGGGTGTGCTGGCGCTCCTGCTCGACCGCAAGCGTTCCGGCACGGGCGGACGTATTTGCTCGTCCCAAGCCGAAATCGTGCTCGCACATCAGGGCTGGCAAATCGCGGCTGCACAATCCGGACTGGTAGACCCGCTTGAACCGCAGGATGTGCCCTGGGGCGTTTTCCCAACAGCAGGTGAGGACGAATGGTGCGCGATCACCGTCCGCGATGAAGCCGATTGGTCGAAACTGTGCCAACTGCTGCCGAAACTGGATACCGGTATGGCGCGATCGGATAGGTTGGCGCATCGCAAAGCCATCGAGGCAGAGTTGATCGTCTGGCTCCAAAAGCGCACCGCGACCCAAGCGATGGAAACGCTCCAGCAAGCCGGAATTCCGGCCGGCCGCATGAACCGTATTGCCGACTTGCCCGAATTTGCAGCCTATCGCGAGCGCGGAACTTTCCGGATGGAAACCCATCCCCACTTGCCCGATGCATTTTTCAGCGAAGCCGTGATTGCTAAATCGGAACGTCTGGCACCTCCCCCCACGCGACCTGCCCCGTTAGCTGGCGAACATAGCGCGGAGGTGATGGAGGAGTGGCTTGGTATCGGGAGCACCGAAATCGATACGCTGGCCCAAAACGGCGTGATTGAGCCCCTAAGCGTTGACATTGAAACCGCCATTCGTGAATTGAAAGGACGTTCCCATGAGTGA
- a CDS encoding crotonase/enoyl-CoA hydratase family protein, with protein sequence MSETTSPAVLVERKGHVLIATINRPEARNAVNAAVHVGLGEALEQAENDPEVRVVILTGAGDQAFCAGADLKALSRGERLTPEDKAQRAWGFAGVVQHPISKPMIAAVNGFALGGGTELALSCDLVVAADHAQFGLPEVKRGIYAAAGGAFRIAQQLPIKVAMEMLLTGEPFSAQRAFELGFANRVVPLDKLMETAIDLANRIAVNAPLSVQASKRIAMGIAEGAIANDAAYWEANNREGRVVMQSQDAKEGPLAFAQKRQPVWQAK encoded by the coding sequence ATGAGTGAAACAACATCCCCAGCGGTCTTGGTTGAACGCAAAGGCCATGTCCTCATCGCGACCATCAACCGGCCCGAAGCGCGCAATGCCGTGAATGCCGCCGTCCATGTGGGGCTTGGCGAAGCGCTTGAGCAGGCGGAAAATGATCCTGAAGTCCGGGTGGTCATCCTGACCGGCGCAGGTGATCAGGCCTTTTGCGCAGGTGCCGACCTCAAGGCGCTTTCGCGGGGCGAACGACTGACGCCCGAAGACAAGGCACAGCGCGCATGGGGTTTTGCTGGCGTCGTGCAGCATCCGATCAGCAAACCGATGATCGCTGCCGTCAATGGTTTCGCGCTTGGTGGCGGGACCGAACTGGCACTTTCCTGCGACCTGGTGGTCGCCGCCGATCATGCCCAGTTCGGCCTGCCTGAAGTGAAGCGCGGCATCTATGCGGCTGCCGGGGGTGCGTTCCGGATAGCGCAGCAGCTACCTATCAAGGTGGCCATGGAAATGCTGCTGACCGGCGAACCCTTTTCCGCCCAGCGCGCGTTTGAACTGGGCTTTGCCAACCGCGTGGTTCCTCTGGATAAGCTGATGGAAACCGCAATCGACCTTGCCAATCGCATAGCCGTGAATGCCCCGCTTTCGGTGCAGGCCAGCAAGCGCATCGCCATGGGGATTGCAGAAGGTGCCATCGCAAATGATGCAGCCTATTGGGAAGCGAACAATCGTGAAGGCCGTGTCGTTATGCAGTCACAAGACGCAAAAGAAGGGCCGCTGGCTTTCGCACAAAAGCGCCAGCCCGTCTGGCAGGCGAAGTAA
- a CDS encoding aromatic ring-hydroxylating oxygenase subunit alpha — MSVQEVEPRRYGIPLSALNASQIDAIRRIPRHEDSKPPAIEARRPVDIFLSEDYWAKERDAIFRAKPVAIAPSAVLPEPGSVMAHDGYGIPLLITRDRHGEARLFLNACTHKGAMLVEGCEAHKWSTVTCPYHAWTFGLDGRLIGVPREETYARFEKKSRPLTQLPCKESGGIIWGILDPGARADFSILSDQIASDFEHLGIPHAHAYGYRRFELDANWKLVMEPFLEGYHVQRLHINSIGPMGMDMFADIIPVADQFGPHLRQTSGRGNYKPEVLDDPKINIKSYITHAYNLFPNTVVVTSPYYTSVMMMMPVSAGKTLVDYHMLTESAPDNPKAEELYSRSFTIIQDVFGNEDFKASETCHRGLSTGAIPDVIYCGMEEAIPRFYEGIEAFVEPMPIAAE, encoded by the coding sequence ATGTCAGTTCAGGAAGTCGAACCCCGCCGCTACGGCATCCCGCTCAGCGCGCTCAACGCCAGCCAGATCGATGCCATCCGGCGCATACCGCGGCATGAAGATTCGAAGCCGCCCGCTATCGAAGCGCGTCGCCCGGTGGATATATTCCTGTCCGAAGATTATTGGGCGAAAGAGCGCGATGCGATTTTCCGAGCCAAGCCTGTGGCTATTGCACCTTCGGCGGTCTTGCCGGAACCGGGCTCGGTTATGGCGCATGATGGTTATGGCATACCTTTACTGATTACGCGCGACCGGCATGGTGAAGCCCGCCTTTTCCTTAATGCCTGCACCCATAAGGGCGCGATGCTGGTTGAGGGATGCGAGGCGCATAAGTGGAGCACCGTGACCTGCCCTTACCACGCCTGGACCTTTGGTTTGGATGGTCGGCTTATCGGCGTTCCTCGCGAGGAGACCTATGCGCGCTTTGAAAAGAAGAGCCGTCCCTTGACGCAACTTCCGTGCAAGGAGAGCGGCGGGATCATCTGGGGGATATTGGACCCGGGAGCGCGTGCCGATTTTTCGATCCTGTCAGACCAGATTGCCTCTGATTTCGAACATCTTGGCATCCCTCACGCGCATGCTTATGGCTACCGCCGCTTCGAACTCGATGCCAACTGGAAATTGGTGATGGAGCCTTTCCTGGAAGGCTATCATGTCCAGCGCCTGCACATCAATTCGATCGGCCCGATGGGGATGGACATGTTCGCCGATATCATTCCCGTCGCCGACCAGTTCGGTCCGCATTTGCGGCAGACATCAGGGCGCGGGAATTACAAACCCGAAGTGCTCGATGATCCCAAAATCAACATCAAAAGCTACATCACCCACGCCTACAACCTGTTTCCGAACACGGTGGTGGTAACCAGCCCATACTACACTAGCGTGATGATGATGATGCCGGTCAGTGCGGGCAAGACATTGGTCGACTATCATATGTTGACCGAATCTGCGCCTGATAACCCCAAGGCGGAGGAACTCTATTCGCGTTCCTTCACCATCATTCAGGATGTGTTCGGCAATGAGGATTTCAAGGCATCGGAAACCTGCCATCGCGGGCTTTCAACCGGTGCGATTCCGGACGTGATTTATTGCGGCATGGAAGAGGCCATTCCACGCTTTTATGAAGGGATCGAGGCCTTTGTCGAACCGATGCCCATAGCTGCCGAATAG
- a CDS encoding DUF7064 domain-containing protein, translating into MAENFREADRHRHRPPANAPANWQESFFLGWADLETLSAGSHHISLSPATGTAHVWSWIVVNGERVAREAAHALPLPENDLTNIQLGGLHFVAGESARQLTLQANFEDAQLRLGFEAICDPVILDFNVGDTRLADRHYEVMGYAKGSFTSDKLSTPIRAAAWHDHSWGARDFGTNPSSRWLFAVFGDDLAFSIFSFVTSFGAEQFGWVLDNGRVHRISRANFSSMIANDGATPLSVEIDCWTDDGRGYRLSGDVKATGLTGGEGWFGVDGITEFQCGGRLGQGFFEPAELKGPTPQMRKELGLP; encoded by the coding sequence ATGGCAGAGAATTTCCGCGAGGCTGACCGGCACCGACACCGGCCTCCAGCAAACGCACCTGCAAACTGGCAGGAAAGCTTTTTCCTGGGTTGGGCCGACCTTGAAACTTTAAGTGCGGGCTCGCACCATATCAGCCTTTCACCAGCCACCGGAACGGCCCATGTCTGGAGCTGGATTGTCGTCAACGGCGAACGTGTTGCTCGCGAGGCTGCGCATGCGCTCCCATTGCCCGAAAACGATCTGACCAACATTCAGCTCGGCGGGCTGCATTTTGTGGCAGGCGAAAGCGCCCGACAGCTAACATTGCAGGCGAACTTTGAAGATGCGCAATTGAGGCTCGGTTTTGAAGCGATTTGCGATCCGGTCATTCTCGATTTCAATGTAGGTGATACCAGGTTGGCCGATCGCCACTACGAGGTGATGGGATATGCCAAAGGTAGCTTCACCTCTGACAAATTGTCGACCCCGATCCGCGCAGCGGCATGGCACGATCACAGCTGGGGCGCGCGCGATTTCGGCACCAACCCCTCCAGCCGTTGGCTCTTTGCAGTATTCGGCGACGACCTTGCCTTTTCGATCTTTTCTTTCGTGACCAGCTTTGGTGCAGAGCAATTCGGTTGGGTGCTCGACAATGGCCGGGTGCACAGGATCAGCCGTGCAAACTTCAGCAGCATGATCGCCAACGATGGCGCAACGCCGCTGTCGGTTGAGATCGATTGCTGGACTGACGATGGCAGAGGCTATCGCTTGTCAGGGGACGTCAAAGCAACCGGTCTTACCGGCGGCGAAGGCTGGTTTGGCGTCGATGGCATCACCGAATTCCAGTGCGGCGGGCGTCTGGGGCAAGGCTTTTTCGAACCTGCCGAACTCAAGGGGCCCACCCCGCAAATGCGCAAGGAGCTTGGCCTGCCATGA
- a CDS encoding TonB-dependent receptor: MPKLNASYSHVLRTGGALSVFAAMLAAMPAYAQSEDEVAAESTDIVVTAQRREEKAKDVPITLTTITAESLGNGDVQQLSDIAKLTPGMRFDNYGGFVQPTIRGVGTAVSASGAGSNVGIYVDGFYAPNPLSNDFQLLNVSSVTVLKGPQGTLFGRNSTGGAIQVTTTDPSTDSSGVAEVSYGRFNAQKYQIYMTHGLSDKVAIDFAGLYRKGDGFVRNIVTGSKKDAAYDAFSLRAGVKFSLSDSASLLFRYSHADTEDPTYTAFNSLLLNGVVQSTGAALSPLIPGGVVAATNRREVSQTSGANFTSKVDTFQLTGDFDLGFGTLRSYTQFRKESSLSFLDLDGSSLPIFDVEFFITDKVFTQELILTSNGDGPLAWTVGGFFFSDKNRFKYLDGSVSGGPLTLVSRSQTDTKSYAGFADLTYNIGDQFFITGGVRYSHDEVNNGGFFLGPLAGGGGFVPIPNISDNNLTPRVVLRYKPSEASSVYASFTGGHKAAILNPNGFTTVPVESEKIKAYEVGFKHAARGLTFDISAYYYDYTNLQVASYNGTQSLITNAADSRVKGIEAQLAYQVSDAFQFNMGAAYTDAKYDSFLTSPRFDQCLAPACGAAFGLFLTSTTDASGFRMARSPKFTGNVGARYEADLGGGKFALSGNLAYTSKAYFDSSQQYSSPGYELLSLRAEWTDPSERYTLAVYGDNITDSKYYTQILPGQFAVQTVWGQPVSWGISARAKF; encoded by the coding sequence ATGCCTAAATTGAACGCGTCCTATTCGCATGTGCTGCGTACGGGTGGAGCACTATCCGTCTTTGCAGCGATGCTGGCGGCGATGCCGGCCTATGCGCAAAGTGAAGATGAAGTCGCTGCCGAAAGCACTGACATTGTCGTGACCGCGCAGCGCCGCGAGGAAAAAGCCAAGGACGTTCCGATCACGCTCACTACAATCACTGCAGAGTCGCTTGGCAATGGCGATGTACAGCAGCTGAGCGACATTGCGAAGCTGACCCCCGGCATGCGTTTTGACAATTATGGCGGTTTCGTGCAGCCAACCATTCGCGGTGTGGGCACAGCCGTGTCGGCGTCGGGTGCCGGGTCGAATGTCGGCATCTATGTTGATGGCTTTTATGCGCCAAACCCGCTCAGCAACGACTTCCAACTGTTGAACGTGTCGAGCGTGACAGTGCTGAAGGGGCCGCAGGGAACGCTCTTTGGTCGTAACTCGACGGGCGGTGCCATTCAGGTCACAACGACCGATCCTAGCACGGATTCGAGCGGTGTTGCTGAAGTGTCTTATGGCCGCTTCAACGCACAAAAATACCAGATCTACATGACCCATGGTCTGTCGGACAAAGTGGCGATCGACTTTGCCGGCCTATATCGCAAGGGCGATGGTTTTGTCCGCAATATTGTGACGGGCAGTAAAAAAGATGCGGCCTATGATGCCTTTTCGCTGCGCGCTGGTGTGAAGTTCAGCCTTTCGGATTCAGCTTCGCTGCTTTTCCGCTACAGCCATGCGGATACCGAAGACCCAACCTACACAGCCTTCAATAGCCTCCTGCTCAACGGCGTGGTTCAAAGCACGGGTGCTGCGCTCAGCCCGCTAATCCCGGGAGGCGTGGTTGCCGCGACCAACAGGCGCGAAGTTTCACAGACCAGCGGCGCGAATTTCACTTCCAAGGTTGATACGTTCCAGCTTACCGGGGACTTTGATCTGGGTTTTGGAACGCTCAGGTCCTACACACAGTTCCGCAAGGAATCGTCGCTTTCCTTCCTCGATCTCGACGGTTCTTCACTGCCGATTTTCGATGTTGAGTTCTTCATCACCGACAAGGTTTTCACGCAGGAGTTGATCCTGACGTCGAATGGAGACGGTCCATTGGCCTGGACCGTGGGCGGCTTCTTCTTCTCCGACAAGAACCGGTTCAAATATCTCGACGGTTCGGTCAGCGGCGGTCCTTTGACGCTGGTTTCCCGGTCACAGACCGACACCAAATCCTATGCAGGATTTGCTGATCTTACCTACAATATAGGGGACCAGTTCTTCATTACTGGTGGCGTGCGCTACAGCCATGATGAAGTGAATAATGGCGGCTTCTTCCTCGGCCCATTGGCAGGCGGGGGCGGCTTTGTGCCGATACCGAATATCTCCGACAACAATCTGACTCCACGCGTCGTGCTTCGCTATAAGCCTTCAGAGGCATCCAGCGTATATGCGTCGTTCACGGGAGGGCATAAGGCTGCAATCCTGAACCCCAACGGATTTACGACGGTTCCTGTCGAGTCAGAAAAGATCAAGGCTTATGAAGTCGGCTTCAAGCATGCCGCGCGTGGGCTGACTTTCGATATTTCGGCCTATTATTACGATTATACCAACCTGCAGGTGGCGAGCTATAACGGCACGCAATCGTTGATTACCAATGCGGCTGACTCGCGGGTCAAGGGTATTGAAGCGCAGCTTGCCTATCAGGTTTCGGATGCGTTCCAGTTCAACATGGGCGCGGCCTATACCGATGCGAAATATGATAGCTTCCTGACCTCGCCACGGTTTGATCAATGCCTTGCACCAGCTTGCGGTGCAGCATTCGGCCTGTTCCTGACTTCGACGACCGACGCCAGCGGTTTCCGCATGGCACGTTCACCGAAGTTCACCGGTAATGTCGGCGCACGTTACGAGGCCGATCTCGGCGGTGGCAAGTTCGCCCTTTCGGGTAACCTCGCTTACACCTCGAAGGCTTATTTCGACTCGTCTCAGCAATATTCGAGCCCCGGCTACGAACTGTTGAGCCTGCGCGCAGAGTGGACCGATCCGAGCGAGCGTTACACGCTGGCGGTCTATGGCGACAACATCACTGACTCCAAATATTACACGCAGATCCTGCCTGGGCAGTTCGCCGTTCAGACTGTCTGGGGTCAGCCCGTGAGCTGGGGAATCTCGGCACGCGCCAAGTTCTAA